In Leptotrichia sp. oral taxon 221, the DNA window AGTTAAATCCAGCCTTTTTTGATATTTTATTTTAGGATCCAAATGATGTTTTTTGATAAAAGATAGCAAGAAGTCTCCGACTTCTACATGTAGGAATAGTTCAGATAGTCATATAATAAATATTTAAAATATCAATAAAAAATGGATTTCAAAAGTTTGACAATTAATGAAAAAAATGATAGAATATATAACGATTATAAATCACACTTTGCATTTATTCAAAAATAGGGTGTTATCGAATATAATTATTAGAGGTAATCTGTTTTTGGAGATAAGTGGGAGATAAACCAAAAAAAATTTAGGAGGAAATTAGTAATGGCAGTAATTACAATGAAACAATTATTAGAAGTAGGAGCACATTTTGGACACCAAGCAAAAAGATGGAATCCAAAAATGAAACCTTATATTTTTACAGAAAGAAATGGAATTCATATTTTAGATTTGCACCAAACTTTAGGAGCAACTGAAAAAGCATACGAATTCGTAAGAGAAATTTCAGCTGAAGGTGGAAAAGTATTATTCGTAGGAACTAAAAAACAAGCTCAAGAAGCAGTTAAAGAAGAAGCAGAAAGAGCTGGAGGATTCTATGTAAACCACAGATGGTTAGGTGGATTATTAACTAACTTAGAAACTATTAAAAAAAGAGTACAAAGATTAAAAGACTTAGAAGAAATGGATGCTGATGGAACTTTAGATACAGCTTATACTAAAAAAGAAGCTGGATTGTTAAGAAAAGAAATGGCTAAATTGTCTAAAAATATCGGTGGAATTAAAGAAATGAACGAATTACCAGCAGCTTTATTCGTAGTAGATATTAAAAAAGAATTCTTAGCATTAGAAGAAGCTAAAAGATTAGGAATACCTGTAATCGCATTAATCGATACAAACGTAGATCCTGAATTAGTAACTTACAGAATTCCTGCAAATGATGATGCAATTAGATCAGTAAAATTATTCGCACAAGTTATTGCAAACGCAGCTGTTGAAGGAAACGGTGGAGTAGAAGGAGTTTCTGAAGAAGTTGCACCTGAAGAAGTAGTTACAGAAGAAGTTGTTGAAGAAGTAGTAACTGAAACTGAAAATGAAAATACAGAAGCATAATTGAATTACAGAATAAATAAAATAAAAGGATAGGGGAATAAAACCATTCCCCGATTCTTGTAAACACAGAAAATTTTAATAATTATAGGAGGGAAAAAAAGTGGCAATTACAACAGCACTTATTAAAGAATTAAGAGAAAGAACAGGAGCAGGAATGCTTGACTGTAAAAAAGCTTTACAAGAAAACGGTGGAGACATCGAAAAAGCAATTGACTGGTTAAGAGAAAAAGGAATTGCTAAAGCAGCTAAAAAATCAGGAAGAGTAGCAGCTGAAGGATTGGTATTCGCAGCAGTTTCTGAAGATAGAAAAAAAGGTGCTATCTTGGAATTCAACTCTGAAACAGATTTCGTTGCTAAAAATGATGAATTCAAATCATTTGGAGAAAAATTGGTAGACTTAACTTTAAACCATGATTTAACAAGTGAAGATGAATTAAAAGCAATTGAATTTGAAGGAAAAACTGTTGAAACTCATTTGACAGAATTAATTGCTAAAATTGGTGAAAACATGAACATCAGAAGATTAAAAGTAGTTTCTACTGACGGATTCATCGAAACTTATATTCACTTAGGTGGAAAAATTGGAGTATTATTAAATGTTGAAGGAGAAGCTACTCCTGAAAATGTTGAAAAAGCAAAAGGAGTTGCAATGCATATCGCAGCAATGGATCCTAAATACTTAGATAAATCAGAAGTTACAGTTGAAGATTTAGAAAGAGAAAAAGAAATTGCAAGACACCAATTAACTGCTGAAGGAAAACCGGCTAATATTATTGAAAAAATATTAGAAGGAAAAATGAGAAAATTCTACGAAGAAAACTGTTTAGTACAACAAAAATATGTTAGAGATGACAGTGTTACTATCGGAGAGTTTATTGCCCCTAGCACAATAAATTCATTTGACAGATTTAAAGTTGGAGAAGGAATCGAAAAAGAAGAAGTAGATTTTGCTGCAGAAGTAGCTGCACAAATTTCTGGAAACTAGAAATTAGGGGGATTTTCCCCCTATTTTTGTATAATATACTCATGAATGGGAGAAATGAAATATGCTTAAATATAAAAGAATATTATTGAAATTGAGTGGGGAAGCACTTGCTGGAGATAAAGAATTTGGATTTTCAAATGATGTACTTGAAAGTTTTGCAAGACAAATAAAAGAAGTTCATGACCAAGGAGTAGAAGTAGCTATTGTAATTGGTGGTGGAAATATTTTCCGTGGAATAAGTGGAATGGAAAAAGGTTTTGATAGAGTGACTGGAGATACAATGGGAATGCTTGCAACTATTATGAATGGGCTTGCATTGCAAAATTCTATCGAAAATTTAGGTGTGCCAACAAGAGTGATGAGTGCACTTCAAATGCCACAAGTTGCAGAACCTTTTATTAGAAGAAAAGCGATAAGACATCTTGAAAAAGGAAGAGTTGTTATTTTTGCAGGTGGTACAAGTAATCCGTATTTCACAACTGATTCATCTGGAGCGTTAAGAGCTGTAGAAATACATGCTGATGTGTTGGCGAAAGGAACAAAAGTTGATGGAATTTATGATAAAGATCCTATGAAATTTGAAGATGCAGTAAGATATGAAACTGTTAGCTATGCAGAAGCTATTTCTAAAAATTTAAAAGTTATGGATACTGCAGCACTTTCATTATGTAGAGAAAATGAGATGCCAATAGTTGTATTTAATGCTTTGGAAGAAGGAAATATCTTGAAAATGGCTCAAGGTGAAAACATTGGGACAGTTGTAACTGATTAATTGAAAAGGATAGGTTATTTTTAAAAATACTCGCTTGAAGAAAGATAAAAAAATAACTTTGTGAGTTTGATTCAGAAAAAAATAAAATAAAAAATAGAAGGTGGTATAAATATGTTAAATACTATTTTAGCAGAAGCAGAAAGCAAAATGGAAAAATCTGTTGAAAATACAAAAGAAAAATTTTCACATGTAAGAGCAGGAAGAGCTAATGTATCTATGTTAGATGGTGTTTCAGTAGAAGCTTATGGAACTCCAACTCCATTAAATCAAGTTGGGACAGTTTCAGCACCAGAAGCTAGATTATTAGTAATTGATCCTTGGGATAAATCTTTAATTCCTGCGATTGAAAAAACAATTTTACAAGCAAACTTAGGATTTAATCCTTCAAATGATGGTAAAATCATTAGATTGGTAGTACCTGAATTGACTGAGGATAGAAGAAAAGAATATGTAAAAGTTGTAAAAAAAGAAGCTGAAGAAGGAAAAGTAGCTGTTAGAAATGTTAGAAAAGATGTAAATAACAAATTGAGAAAATTAGAAAAAGATAGCGAAATTACTGAAGATGAATTAAAAGCAAGTGAAGAAAAAGTTCAAAAATCTACAGATAAATATATTGCAGCTATTGATACTGCATTGGCGGCTAAAGAAAAAGAATTGTTGACAGTTTAGTTTCAACAAAATAGAGTATTAATGTAAAATAAAATTCGATAATCTAAAAACTATTATATTTAGAATTTAGGCTATCGAATTTTTTTATATTAAGTTTAATTCGAAATAATAAATTAATTTTTCAATGCTTGAATTGGAGGGGCAACTCTTCCACCTCTATTAATTAATACTGAACAATCAAGACTATTGATATTTATGATGTCAGCTTCTCCTAAAAGTCCACCGAATACTACTCTATCTCCAGCTTTTTTACCAGGAACAGGAATTATACGAACGGCTGTTGTTTTACTGTTAACCATTCCAATTGCCATTTCATCTGCGATAATTCCAGAAATTACAGCTTCTGGAGTATCACCTGGGATAGCAATCATATCTAATCCAACTGAACATACACAAGTCATTGCTTCTAATTTTTCTAATGTTAGGTAACCTTTACTTGTTGCATCAATCATTCCTTGATCTTCACTGACAGGGATAAATGCTCCTGTTAATCCACCGACACGAGAAGCAGCCATTGCTCCACCTTTTTTAACGGCATCATTTAAGATAGCTAATGCAAGTGTAGTTCCGTAAGCTCCTACAGATTCTAATCCAAATTCTTCAAGAACGTTTCCAACACTGTCTCCAATTGCAGGAGTAGGTGCTAGAGATAAATCCATAATTCCAAAGTCAACACCTAATTTGGCAGCAACTTCTTTACCAACTAATTCTCCCATTCTTGTGATTTTGAAACTAACTTTTTTAATTGCTTCTGTAATTTCATCAATTTTTGCATTTTTATCAATTTGAGATAAGACATGTCTTACAACTCCAGGTCCACTAACTCCTACATTTAATACTAAATCAGGATTTTCAACACCGTGGAATGCTCCAGCCATAAATGGATTGTCAGGAACAGCATTTGTAAATACTACAAATTTTGCTGCAGCAAGTCCATCTTGGTCAGCTGATAATTCGGCTAATTCTCTTACAGTTTTTCCCATTATTTTAACTGCGTCTAAATTGATTCCAGATTTTGTTGAACCAACGTTAACTGATGAACAAACTCTGTCTGTTTCGCTCAAAGCTTTAGGAATACTATTTATTAAGTTAATATCTCCTTTTGTCATACCTTTGTCAACAAGAGCAGTAAATCCACCAATAAAGTCAATTCCAATTTCTTTTGCAGCTCTGTCTAATGCTTTTGCAAAAATTGTGTAGTCATCTGTATCAGTTGCGTTTCCTACAATAGCGATAGGTGTTACTGACACTCTTTTATTCACGATTGGCACGTTATATTTGCTAGAAACTTCTTCTGCATATTTTACCAAGTGTTTACCATTTTTTACAATTTTGTTATAAATATTTTCGGCTGTTTTTTCAGCACTATGTTCGATACAATCCAATAAGCTAATTCCTAATGTAACAGTTCTTACATCTAGATTTTGCATATCAATCATGCTTATCGTTTCAAGTATCTCATCAGGTAATAAATTCATTATATTCTCCTTACTTTTTATTAAATATTATATTATATTCTGTGCATAGTTTTAAAAATTTCTTCATGTTGTAAAAATACTCTTACACCAATTTTTTCTTCAAATACTTTAAATTCATCTTGAAGAGCTTTAATATCCTTGTGTTCTCCAGCTTCAACAAGCATAATCATAGCAAAAATATCATCCTCAAAAACTTTTTGTGTAATATCAATGATATTCATTTTTAATTCACTTAATTTACTTGATACATTTGCTACAATACCTGTTTTATCACTACCAATAACTGTAACTACGATTCTATTATTCACTTTACATCCTCCTAAATTATTTTTTCATTGCTCTAATTAAAGCAAAAAAATTATATATGATTTTATTATCGCACAAAAAAAAGAAATTAGCAAATGATTTTAGGTTATGTGACAATAAATATGGTAAATGTTTAAAAAAATATGAAAAATATTCAATAATTGTTGCAATTAAGGTAAAAAAGATATAAAATATGAGGGAAGTGAAATTTTTTGAGGAGGGAAAAGTGGTAGTTGGTTTAACTGGCGGAATTGGGAGTGGAAAAAGTACAGTAAGTAGGATTTTGCAGAAGAAAGGTTATCCTTTGATTGATTTGGATAAAATATCGCATGAGGTTATTGAGTATCCAGAGGTTATTGAAAAATTGGTGAAGGCTTTCGGTGAAGATATTTTGGATGAGAATGGAAAGATTTCTCGACGGAAATTGGGAGCAGTTGTTTTTGGGAATAAAGAAAAATTGAGAGAAATAAATTCGATTATGCATCCTGTAATTTTGGCTGAAATGCGAAGGCAAGTGCGATTATTGGAAAAAATAAATAAAATTGTATTTGTGGAAATACAGCTTTTGTTTGAGGTGAAGTGGGAGAAGGAATTTGATGTTATTTTGCTGGTTTATGTTGATAGGGAAACACAGATAAAAAGGGTGATGGAGCGTGATGGCAGAACATTTGAAGAAGTTGAAAAAATTATAAATTCTCAAATAAATCTAGAAGATAAAAAGAAAAAAAGTGATTATGTCATAGATAATACAAAAAAAATTGAAGAAGTGGAATTGGAAATTGAAAAAATTTTAAAAGAATTGGAAGTTTAGACGAAGATTTCGTGAAAGGTGGAAAAATGAAAAATTTTTTTAAATTAGTAATATTAGTAATTGGAATATTGCTAATTGGATGGTTGTGTTTACCATATAATTTGTTGATAATTGGAAGTGATGCGAGACCTTGGGAAGAAATGAAAGGGACTAGAGCAGATGGGTTGATTCTTGTAAAGGTTGTTCCGTTACTAGCTAAAGTTGATATGATTTCTATACCAAGAGATACTTATGCAGAAATTCCTTGTGAGGATAATTGGAAAAGAGATAAAATAACGCACTCGTTTGCATTTGGGAGTGTGAGAGATGGGAAAGATGGAGGACGAAAATGTACCATTGAAGCTGTTGAAAATTTATTGGAAACAAAGATAAATTATAGTGTTGTATTTAGATTTGATGATGTAATAAATTTGACAACTTTGATAGGTGGAGTTGATATCGTTGCAAACCATACATTTACACAAGATGAGCAACATTTTGATGAAGGTAAGAAATATAGAATTAGTGGAGAAAGAGCGTTAGCGTATACAAGACATAGAAAATCAGACGGTGCATTTGAAAGAGATGGAAGACAAAGACAAGTAATGCAAGAAATTATAAAAAAATTAGTAAAACCAAGTGGTTGGAAATATATTCCAAGAGTTTATAAATATGTAAATAAAAGAATGGAAATATCTGCTAATCCTATAAAAGCGTTAGCTGTGTTACCTGCAATATTGTTGAAAAAAGATGGGATAACTCAGAAGGAAATTACAGGAGACGGAAAAATGATGAATGGAATTTATTATTTCATTCCGAATGAAGAATCATTGGAAAAGGCAAAAGAAGATTTTTCAATGGATTTTAATTTAGGATTTTAATAGTATTTGAAAAAAATTTAGAATAAAAATTATTAAAAAGGAGAAAAAAATTGAGAATAAAAAAAGCTGATTTTGTGAAATCTGCAGTAAAAGAAGCAGATTATCCAGAATTTAACAGTATAGAATTTTCATTTATAGGGCGATCAAATGTAGGAAAATCGTCATTGATAAATTCGTTGACAGGAAGAAGAAGTTTGGCGAGAACGAGTAAAACGCCAGGAAGAACACAATTAATAAATTATTTTTTGATAGATAATGAAATTTATTTTATTGATTTGCCAGGGTATGGATTTGCGAAGGTGCCTGATACAGTGAAAAAAGATTGGGGGAAAACAATAGAAACTTATTTAACTTCAAAAAGAAAGAAAATAGTATTTTTATTGTTGGATTTGAGAAGAATTCCTTCTGGAGAAGATATGGAAATGTTGAAATGGTTGGAACATTATGAGGTAGAATATTATATTATATTTACTAAATCAGATAAATTATCAAATAATGAGAAGTTTAGACAATTGAAGGAAATTAAGAAAAAATTACAGTTCGATAACGAAGATGTATTTTTCTATTCATCATTGAAAAATACTGGAAGGGAAGAATTGACAGATTTTATTTATAAGAGAAAAGAGGAATACGACAAAACTGGAGAATAATTTTGTAATTCAAGAGTTAGATTTGTGCATATGAAGGAGGAAAAAATTGTGAAAATTTTAAAAAAAATAAAATTTTTTAATATATTGCTCACAATTTTTTTTGTATTTTCAATTTTTTTAAATGCTGAAAGTATAAAAAATTATGATGTAACAGTGACGATAAATAAAGATGCTACATTGACAGTAAAAGAAAAAATAGATTATGAATTTGATGGAATGAGGCATGGAATCTATCATGATATTTCGTTGGCTTCAAAAGAAAAAATTGATAATTTATATAAACCTTATGTGAAAATGTTGTCAGTAACAAGAAATGGTATGAAAGAAAAATATAGATCTCAGAATTTTTTTGATGGGGTGAGATATGCGATAGGAGATGGTTTTGAGGAAATTACTGGTTCGAATAAGTATGAAATTGAGTATAAAATTTATAACATGCTGCTTAGGAGAAGAGATGCTTATCAAATATATTTTAATGTGATTGGAAAATTTTGGCAAATGCCGATAGAAAAGGCAAATGTTACAATAAAAATGTATGATGGGGAAGTTATTAAGGAAGATGAGATCGCAAAATTTGATGTTTATTCGGGAGAGTTTGGCGATTCATCTAATGATTATGAAGTAGTAAAGAATTTTGGGAAAATTACTATAAATTCGACAAATCAATTTGATATAAGTAATGGAATAACATTTTGGTTAAATTTGAAAACAGATAAAATTTCACCTACTGATTTTGATACATTGAAAATGTTGCTGGTAACTAATCCAGTTTTAGTAATAGGACCTGCATTAGTAATTCTTTTGATAATTTATGCGTTTTTTTCTTGGGCATTTTTTGGAAAAGATCCAGTAAAAAGAGCAATTGTACCAGAATTTAATCCACCAAAAGATATGTCTTCTATGTTTGTTGCTTATATTAATGGGACGAGAGATCCTAAAGAAATTATAAACATAGGAGTACTGTCGTTGATTTCTAAAGGATTTATAAAGGCAGTCGATAAAGAAGGTGATGGAAAAAATATTGAATATCTGATTTCAAGAGGGAAAAATCGAGAAGAATTGTTTAAGGAAGAAAAAATGTTGTTGGAAACTTTTTTTATCGAGAAGAATGACACATTTCAAGAAAGTGAGAAATTGTATATTATATCAAATAAAATCTTGAATTATTTTAGTGAAATTCATGAAAAAGTTGTTTATCAAAAGAATCTTGGATTTTTAATGCCGTTTATTTTGAGCGTTACTTTGATTGTGCTAATGGCAGTTATTGGAAATGGATTTTTGCAAGATGTGGGATTTGATGAGAATATATTTTTTGCATTTATCGTGTTGACGTTTGGAATTGTTATTGTTGAAATTTTGATATCATCAGTGAAAATTGGTTCTAAAATAGTGTTTGCGGTATTGGCGGTTGTTGGAGTAGTTATTATGATAAAAAGTGTAGTTTGCTCTTCTATAATTTTAATGGTTTTATTGATTATTTTTCTAATTTATTCAAAATTGATTGGGAAATATACGAATGATATTATCAAGAAAAAAGAGTATATCAAAGGTATGAAATTGTATTTGAAAACTGCTGAAGATAGTCAAATTAAGAAATTTAATGATGTTGATGAGATGGCAAATTATTTTAAAAGAATACTTCCGTTTGCAGCAGCTTTAGGAATACTTGATGATGCAATAAAGTTAATGCAAAAATCAATAAGTTTATACGGATATGAAGCTGACTACAGTTACATTGTCCAAAAATCGCATATGTCTTCATATGACAATCTTTCTTTGAGAGCAAAATTATATAATAGATATAACCGAGGTCAAGAAAAAATATTTCAAAGAAATCGTTCTAAATTTTAGGACGATTTTTCTTATTTTATCAATGTTTTTTGTTTGAAAAAAAAGACAAAATATGATAAAATATACAAATATTGAGTTACGGAAATAAATAATATATTAATAAAAAATGGGAGTTGAAATTAAATATGTTTCAAAAATTAGATGACGTTGTATTAAAGCACGAAGAATTAACGAAAATGCTGATGGATCCTGAAGTAATATCAGATCCTAAAAAGCTTATGGAATACAACAAGGCTTTAAACAGCATAGATGAAATAGTAAAAAAATATACATATTACAAATCGCAAAAAGAAGAAATGGAAAGTCTTAAAGAAGATTTAAAATTAGAAAAAGATCATGAAATGAAAGAAATGATGCTTGAAGAAATTCATTCGATAGAAGAAGAAATTCCAACATTGGAAGAAGAATTAAAAATACTTTTATTACCTAAAGATCCTAATGATGATAAAAATGTTATTATGGAAATTAGAGCTGGAGCAGGTGGAGATGAAGCAGCTTTATTTGCAGCAGATATTTTCAGAATGTTTATTCGATATGCAGAAAGAAATAGATGGAAAACTGAAATCATTGAAAAAAATGAAATTGGAGTAGGTGGATTAAAAGAGGTAACATTCTTGATTAAAGGGCATGGAGCTTATTCTAGATTGAAATTTGAAAGTGGAGTTCATAGAGTGCAAAGGGTTCCTGCTACAGAATCTTCTGGAAGAGTACATACTTCGACAATTACAGTTGCAGTATTGCCAGAAATTGATGATGTTAGTGAAGTTGAAATTAATCCAAGTGACTTGAAGATTGATACTTATAGATCAAGTGGTGCAGGTGGACAGCACGTAAATACTACAGATTCAGCAGTTAGAATTACGCATTTACCTACAGGATTGGTAGTTACTTCTCAAGATGGAAGATCGCAAATAAAAAATAAAGAAGCAGCAATGAAGGTATTAGCTTCAAAATTATATGAAATGGAATACGAAAAACAAAGAAAAGAAGTTGAAAGTGAAAGAAGATCGCAAGTAGGAAGTGGAGATAGATCTGAAAAAATAAGAACATATAATTTCCCTCAAGGAAGGGTTACAGATCACAGAATTAAATTGACATTACACAGATTAGAAGCGGTGCTAGATGGAGATTTAGATGAAATGATTGATGCGTTAATCGCTTATGATCAAGCAGAAATGTTAAAAGCTGTTGGTGATAATGAGTAATTTGCTAGAAATATTAAATAAATCGGTTGATTATTTAGAAAAGCGAAAAATTAAAGAAGCAAGATTAAAAGTGGAGAGTATTCTCGCAGAAGTTTTATCGATGCAGAGAATTATGCTTTATGCGAATTTTGAGAGAGAATTATCACAAAAAGAAATAGCAAAAATAAAAGAAAAATTAAATGGGATATTAAAAAAAGATGAATATAAATCTGATATAATAACAGCTGAAAGAGAAGAAAATTTGAAAGTGTTGTTAGATAAAAGTGTCAGTTTTTTAGAAAAGAATGAGATTCCTGAAGCAAGATTGAAGACAGAGATTATTTTTTCAAATGTTTTGGGAATTGAAAGAATGATGCTTTTTACTAAGTATAGAGATGAAATAGATGAAGAGAAAAAAAATAAAATAAGAGAGTATATTCATAAAATTGGAAAAGAGAAATTTCCTATTCAATATTTATTAAATGAGCAAGAATTCTATGGTAGAAGTTTTTATGTTGATAAAGGTGTTTTAATACCTAGGTTAGATACGGAAGTTCTTGTGGAAAAGGCATTGAATATACTTAATGAGGAATCGATTGAAGAGCCAAAAGTTTTGGATATTGGAGTAGGAAGTGGTGTAATTGGAATTACAATTGCATTGGAAGTACCGACTTCTAAAGTAATGGGAGTTGATATTTCTGAAAAGGCGTTGGAAATATCTTCTAAAAATAAGAAAATATTAAAGGCTGGGAATATTAAATTTATAAAATCAGATTTATTTAAGAATATTGAGTATAAAAAATTTAATATGATTGTATCGAATCCGCCATATATTTCGTCTGATGAAACAGATGTAATGTCTGAAGATGCTTTGTTGCATGAGCCAAGCGAGGCTTTATTTGCTGGAAGTGAAGGATTGTATTTTTATAATTCAATTTCAAAAAAAGCAATGGAATATCTGGATGAGAATGGATATTTGTTATTTGAAATAGGGTATAAGCAAGGAGAAATTGTTGCTAAAATGATGGAAACATATGGTTTCAAGAATGTAGAAATAATAAAAGATTTAGCAGGAAATGACAGAGTAGTCGTAGGACAAAAATTAAATAATTAATAAAATTTATTTTATTAATAAAAATATCAGAATTTTGCAGTTTTGACTTTAGATTTCAATTTTAGATTGTGTTTTTAGTTGAGGTTATATGAAATGTCTGATATTTAAAAAGAATATTATCTAAAACTTGTAATTTTTGCAGTTTTAGAGTATAATATATTCGGAAAAAATTTGAATCAAATTAAAAGGATATTGATTCAATGATTATAAAAATTACAAATTAAAGAAAAATAGGGAGATGAGAGAATGAGTAGGAGTGAGAAAATTTTAAAGAAAACTGCAATTTTAATGTTCGGTTTAGCTTTAGGATATTCAAGTTTTGCTGCAACAACAGCTGACACTACTAAAAATACGGAATTAGAAAAATTAATAAGAAATCAATATAAAGACGGAAATACAGATTTAAATATAAATAAAAAATCTGCAAATACAAATACAAGTTATAGAGATTCTGGAAATGTAAATAGAATGCCAGAATATACAGCAAATAAAAGAATACAAGGTGCACCAGACTTGAATTTAACTAGAGAACAATTATTGTCTGTTGCAGATAAAATATTCCAAAATGAAACAGGAGGTTCAATAAACGAATTAGTTGCTTGGAATGATGGAGAAAACTTTCCTTCACTAGGAATTGGACATTTTACTTGGTTTAAAGCAAGTGGAGGTAGAAGTGGATTTGGAGATAGTTTGCCAGAAATGGTAGCTTACTACAGAAAACAAGGTATAAAATTACCTAAAATTTTAGAAGAAAATAGATTCTCGCCATGGCAAAGTAAATCAGAATTAATGGCTAAAAAAGCTAGAGGGGATAAAGATATTCAAGAATTAATTTCTTTCTTTGATAGTACAAGAGATATTCAAGTAATGTTTATTTACGAAAGATTAAAATCATCACTTGATAAAATGTTAAATGCTTCTTCAAATAAAGAAAACTTAAAAAATCAATTTAATAGAATGGTTGAAACACCAAATGGATTGTATGCTTTAATTGATTATGTAAACTTTAAAGGTGAAGGATTATCAGGAGTTTCTTCATATAATAATGTTGCTTGGGGATTAAGACAAGTGTTGGAAAATATGAGGGGAACTGCGGTTGGTCAAAGTGCGTTAGTAGAATTTAGTAATTCAGCAAAAGCTGTGTTAACAAGAAGAGTAAACAATGCACCGAGAAATGAAAGAAGATGGCTACAAGGGTGGTATAATAGAGTAGATACATATAAAACATTTGAAATTGGAAGTGCTGGTTCTACTGAAATCGGAAGCGCTGGATCTACTTACAGTAGCAATTTCTAGTAATTTTATATAAAAAGGAAAAATAAAATGAATATTTTAGAATTTGATTTTGATTTACCAAAGGAATTGATTGCTCAGCATGCAGTGAATCCACGAGATCATTCAAAATTGTTAGTTTTGAATAAAGAAGAAAAAACTATGGAACATAAAAAGTTCTATAATATTATTGATTATCTAAAAGAAGGTGATGTATTAGTATTAAATAGAACGAAAGTAATACCAGCAAGACTTTTTGGAAAGAAAGAAAATGGAGTAGTACTAGAATGTTTTTTATTGAAGAGAATAGACTTGAATACTTGGGAAGTGTTATTAAAACCAGCTAGAAAATTAAAAATTGGACAAAAGATAATATTTTCTGAGGAATTGGAAGCGGAATTGTTGGAAGTAAAGGAAGATGGAAACAGAGTACTGAAATTTAATTTTGAAGGAAGTTTTGAGGAAATACTTGATAGATTAGGTGAAATGCCGTTGCCACCGTATATTTCAGAAAAATTGGAAGATAAAAATAGATATCAGACGGTTTATGCTAAGGAAGGTGAGTCAGTTGCTGCTCCGACAGCAGGGTTGCATTTTACCGAGGAATTGTTAGAAAAAATTAAAGAAAAAGGAATAATTAT includes these proteins:
- the queA gene encoding tRNA preQ1(34) S-adenosylmethionine ribosyltransferase-isomerase QueA; this encodes MNILEFDFDLPKELIAQHAVNPRDHSKLLVLNKEEKTMEHKKFYNIIDYLKEGDVLVLNRTKVIPARLFGKKENGVVLECFLLKRIDLNTWEVLLKPARKLKIGQKIIFSEELEAELLEVKEDGNRVLKFNFEGSFEEILDRLGEMPLPPYISEKLEDKNRYQTVYAKEGESVAAPTAGLHFTEELLEKIKEKGIIIAEVFLDVGLGTFRPVQVENILDHKMHVEKYSVPKETVEIINNAKKNNHRVIAVGTTSVRTLESSVDENGNLIASEGYTGIFIYGDYKFKVVDAIITNFHLPKSTLIMLVSAFGGKELIDAAYKKAIEEKYRFYSFGDSMLIY